A genomic window from Streptomyces brevispora includes:
- a CDS encoding GH12 family glycosyl hydrolase domain-containing protein, translating into MATRTRTLSRFVLAPATAVAALIGFAAAPAQAAIWSSSDQWGNYTTSDGYTLYNNIWGSGAGSQSIWANSSGNWGVWANHPNTGGIKSYPNAKKVVGKSITSLSSLTSNYNVTVPSSGAYNTSYDIWDTDYDYEVMLWVNHNGAVGPLGTSQGTVTLGGHSWTVYKGNNGANQVFSFLRTSDSTSGSVNILPILKWIKDTKGWWGNETIGDVQFGYEITSSPGGLDFRTNGFGVSAK; encoded by the coding sequence ATGGCAACACGCACCCGCACGCTCAGCCGGTTCGTACTGGCCCCGGCAACCGCAGTGGCCGCTCTGATCGGCTTCGCCGCCGCCCCCGCCCAGGCCGCGATCTGGTCCTCGTCGGACCAGTGGGGCAACTACACCACCTCCGACGGCTACACCCTGTACAACAACATCTGGGGTTCCGGCGCGGGTTCGCAGTCGATCTGGGCCAACTCGTCCGGCAACTGGGGCGTCTGGGCCAACCACCCGAACACCGGCGGCATCAAGTCGTACCCCAACGCCAAGAAGGTCGTCGGCAAGTCCATCACCTCGCTGTCGTCGCTCACCAGCAACTACAACGTCACCGTCCCGTCGTCCGGCGCCTACAACACCTCGTACGACATCTGGGACACCGACTACGACTACGAGGTCATGCTCTGGGTCAACCACAACGGTGCCGTGGGTCCGCTCGGCACGTCACAGGGCACGGTGACGCTCGGCGGTCACTCCTGGACCGTCTACAAGGGTAACAACGGGGCCAACCAGGTCTTCTCGTTCCTGCGCACCTCGGACTCCACCTCGGGTTCGGTGAACATCCTGCCCATCCTGAAGTGGATCAAGGACACCAAGGGCTGGTGGGGCAACGAGACCATCGGTGACGTCCAGTTCGGCTACGAGATCACCTCGTCGCCGGGCGGCCTGGACTTCAGGACGAACGGGTTCGGTGTCTCCGCCAAGTGA
- a CDS encoding WD40/YVTN/BNR-like repeat-containing protein: MRASSAPTPSRRTVLAGAAVAAAATALPVAAPAAAAPTHRHDERHQPHRWRTAAIGGTGFVTGLLFHPAVKGLAYARTDIGGAYRWDAAKARWTALTDHIGWDDWNLLGVEALAVDPAHPDRLYLACGTYAQDWASPGAVLRSEDRGATWKRADLTVRLGANEDGRGAGERLLVDPRDSGTLWLGTRHDGLLRSTDRGATWAPAAFPATPSAGGQGVVFLAAAGRTVYAGWGDGPTSLYRTDASGGWEAVPGGPSGSAATKVPVRAAYDARGRALYVTYADAPGPNGQSDGAVHRLDTVTGTWSEVTPVKPDAAAGDGFGYGGVAVDARRAGTLVVTTNNRWSQVDTVFRSTDGGASWTSLKDAAVLDVSETPYLRWGEAKAKFGWWIQSVAVDPFDSKHIVFGTGATVFGTRDLVHWAPEVRGLEESAVRFLIAPPGTGARLLSGLGDIGVMYHDSLTASPSRGMASNPVFGTATGLALAARRPSYVVRTGWPSGSNAAGAFSYDGGRSWQPFAAQPEIAASAPGPVAVSADGATLLWSFIHWDGTKYPAHRSTDGGATWTEVATFPKGGTPVADPLDPRRFYVYDTDTGAVFRSRDAGATFTRGATGLPSGDVQFKVAAAPDRSGDLWLSAKDNGLFRSTDGGVTFAAVAGCQASHALGFGRAAPVRNRERPGAGYPAVFQTGRVSATFDGVAVLRSDDAGATWVRINDDTHQWGWTGEVITGDPRVHGRIHLGTNGRGIQYAEPE, encoded by the coding sequence ATGCGCGCTTCGTCCGCGCCCACGCCCAGCCGCCGTACCGTGCTCGCCGGAGCGGCCGTCGCCGCGGCGGCCACGGCCCTGCCGGTCGCGGCCCCCGCCGCTGCCGCCCCGACGCACCGGCACGACGAGAGGCACCAGCCGCACCGCTGGCGGACCGCCGCGATCGGCGGCACCGGATTCGTCACCGGGCTGCTGTTCCACCCGGCCGTGAAGGGGCTGGCGTACGCCCGTACCGACATCGGCGGCGCCTACCGTTGGGACGCGGCGAAGGCCCGCTGGACCGCGCTCACCGACCACATCGGCTGGGACGACTGGAACCTGCTCGGCGTCGAGGCCCTGGCCGTCGACCCGGCGCACCCGGACCGCCTCTACCTGGCCTGCGGTACGTATGCCCAGGACTGGGCGAGTCCCGGCGCCGTGCTCCGGTCCGAGGACCGGGGCGCGACCTGGAAGCGGGCCGACCTGACCGTGCGGCTCGGTGCCAACGAGGACGGGCGGGGCGCCGGTGAGCGGTTGCTGGTGGACCCGCGGGACAGCGGGACGCTGTGGCTCGGCACCCGGCACGACGGACTGCTGCGCTCCACCGACCGGGGTGCCACCTGGGCCCCCGCCGCCTTCCCGGCCACGCCGTCGGCGGGCGGCCAGGGCGTCGTGTTCCTCGCCGCCGCGGGCCGGACGGTGTACGCGGGCTGGGGTGACGGCCCCACCTCGCTCTACCGCACGGACGCGTCCGGCGGCTGGGAGGCGGTGCCGGGCGGGCCGTCGGGGAGCGCGGCGACGAAGGTGCCGGTCCGGGCCGCGTACGACGCCCGCGGCCGGGCGCTGTACGTCACCTACGCGGACGCCCCGGGCCCCAACGGCCAGTCGGACGGCGCGGTGCACCGGCTGGACACGGTGACCGGCACCTGGAGCGAGGTCACTCCGGTGAAGCCGGACGCCGCGGCCGGGGACGGCTTCGGCTACGGCGGTGTCGCGGTCGACGCACGCCGCGCCGGCACCCTCGTCGTCACCACGAACAACCGCTGGTCGCAGGTCGACACCGTGTTCCGTTCCACCGACGGCGGCGCCTCCTGGACCTCACTCAAGGACGCCGCGGTCCTCGACGTCTCGGAGACGCCGTATCTGCGCTGGGGCGAGGCGAAGGCCAAGTTCGGCTGGTGGATCCAGTCCGTCGCGGTCGATCCCTTCGACTCGAAGCACATCGTGTTCGGGACCGGCGCGACGGTCTTCGGGACCCGCGACCTCGTCCACTGGGCACCAGAGGTCCGCGGTCTCGAGGAGTCGGCGGTGAGATTCCTCATCGCCCCGCCCGGGACGGGCGCCAGGCTCCTCAGCGGGCTGGGCGACATCGGGGTGATGTACCACGACTCGCTCACCGCCTCCCCGTCCCGCGGCATGGCGTCGAACCCGGTCTTCGGCACGGCCACCGGTCTCGCCCTGGCCGCGCGTCGGCCCTCGTACGTCGTGCGGACGGGCTGGCCGTCCGGATCGAACGCCGCCGGAGCCTTCTCGTACGACGGCGGCAGGAGCTGGCAGCCGTTCGCCGCCCAGCCGGAGATCGCGGCCTCCGCCCCGGGCCCCGTCGCGGTCTCGGCGGACGGGGCGACGCTGCTCTGGTCCTTCATCCACTGGGACGGCACGAAGTATCCGGCCCACCGCTCCACGGACGGCGGTGCGACCTGGACCGAGGTCGCGACCTTCCCCAAGGGCGGTACTCCGGTCGCCGATCCGCTCGACCCGCGGCGCTTCTACGTCTACGACACCGACACCGGAGCGGTCTTCCGTTCCCGGGACGCGGGGGCGACGTTCACCCGGGGCGCGACCGGACTCCCCTCCGGCGACGTGCAGTTCAAGGTGGCGGCCGCCCCGGACCGCAGCGGTGATCTGTGGCTGTCCGCGAAGGACAACGGCCTGTTCCGCTCGACGGACGGCGGCGTGACGTTCGCGGCGGTGGCCGGCTGCCAGGCCTCGCACGCCCTGGGCTTCGGCAGAGCCGCACCGGTGAGAAACCGCGAACGGCCCGGCGCCGGCTACCCGGCCGTCTTCCAGACCGGCAGGGTCTCCGCGACGTTCGACGGTGTGGCGGTGCTGCGCTCGGACGACGCGGGCGCCACCTGGGTCCGGATCAACGACGACACCCACCAGTGGGGCTGGACCGGCGAAGTGATCACCGGTGACCCCCGCGTCCACGGCCGGATCCACCTGGGCACCAACGGCCGCGGCATCCAGTACGCAGAACCCGAATAG
- a CDS encoding cytochrome P450 family protein, translated as MNCPHAAAHTAAPDGGTVVIDPMVQDLDGETARLRDAGRLARIELLGVPAWTITRYADARQLLVDPRLVKDIDAWGLWQSGEVTHAWPLIGMIDAGRSMFTVDGAEHRRLRTKTSQALTPRRLEIIRPDIEKFTEELLDALAEGGRDGAVVDLKSVFAQPLPMRVVGMLMGVDPSENAMLTRQYKAFFSMLTPQDERLALLAELDVFYAGLVREKTARPTDDLTSALILADEGGEPLTEEEVVGNLKAMVAAGHETTIGLILNAVRALLSHPEQLRMVLDGEVSWETVIEETLRWDTPTTHLLMRFATEDIQVGDEVIAKGEGVVISYRVIGRDLEHHGADADAFDITRATPIRHMTFGHGPHICPGAALSRIEAGIALPALFARFPGLRLAVPDGDLRKLPVMTQNDMEAFPVLLDA; from the coding sequence GTGAACTGCCCTCACGCCGCCGCGCACACAGCCGCCCCCGATGGTGGGACCGTCGTCATCGACCCCATGGTCCAGGACCTTGACGGCGAGACGGCGCGACTGCGCGACGCCGGGCGGCTCGCCCGGATCGAGCTGCTCGGCGTACCCGCCTGGACCATCACCCGGTACGCCGACGCCCGTCAACTCCTCGTCGACCCGCGGCTGGTGAAGGACATCGACGCCTGGGGGCTGTGGCAGAGCGGAGAGGTGACGCACGCCTGGCCGCTCATCGGGATGATCGACGCCGGGCGGTCCATGTTCACCGTGGACGGCGCCGAGCACCGGCGGCTGCGGACCAAGACCTCCCAGGCGCTCACACCCCGCCGGCTGGAGATCATCAGGCCCGACATCGAGAAGTTCACCGAGGAGCTGTTGGACGCCCTCGCCGAAGGCGGCAGGGACGGGGCGGTCGTCGACCTCAAGTCGGTGTTCGCGCAGCCGCTGCCGATGCGGGTCGTCGGCATGCTGATGGGCGTGGACCCCTCCGAGAACGCCATGCTGACCAGGCAGTACAAGGCCTTCTTCTCGATGCTCACCCCGCAGGACGAACGGCTGGCCCTGCTGGCCGAGTTGGACGTCTTCTACGCCGGGCTCGTGCGCGAGAAGACGGCTCGGCCCACCGACGACCTGACCTCCGCGCTGATCCTCGCCGACGAGGGCGGCGAGCCGCTCACCGAGGAAGAGGTGGTGGGCAACCTCAAGGCGATGGTCGCGGCCGGGCACGAGACCACCATCGGGCTCATCCTCAATGCCGTACGGGCCCTGCTGTCCCACCCGGAGCAGTTGCGGATGGTCCTCGACGGAGAGGTCTCCTGGGAGACCGTGATCGAGGAGACGCTGCGGTGGGACACCCCGACCACGCATCTGCTGATGCGGTTCGCCACTGAGGACATCCAGGTGGGTGACGAGGTCATCGCCAAGGGTGAGGGCGTGGTCATCTCGTACCGGGTGATCGGCCGGGACTTGGAGCACCACGGCGCCGACGCGGACGCGTTCGACATCACCCGCGCCACCCCCATCCGGCACATGACCTTCGGCCACGGTCCGCACATCTGCCCCGGGGCGGCGCTGTCCCGGATCGAGGCGGGGATAGCCCTGCCCGCGCTCTTCGCACGCTTCCCCGGCTTGCGGCTCGCAGTGCCGGACGGGGACCTCCGCAAGCTTCCGGTGATGACCCAGAACGACATGGAGGCCTTCCCCGTTCTGCTCGACGCCTGA
- a CDS encoding LacI family DNA-binding transcriptional regulator, producing MVTLAEVAQHAGVSASTVSYVLSGKRSISVPTRERVEESIKQLGYHPNAGARALASSRSNIIALMVPLRTDMYVPVMMEIAIAVATTARTHGYDVLLLTGEEGPAAVRRIAGSSLADAMILMDVELHDERLPLLRETDRAAVLIGLPAATDGLTCVDLDFEATGALCVEHLAGLGHREVAVIGEAAAVYERHTGFAERTVDGVRAKARETGVRVLHRPCEGGYPAMAQTLSRIFDERPGTTGFIVQNESAVEPLLNLLRQQGRAVPEDVSVVAICPEQVAAQASVRLTSVAIPAHEMGRRSVEQVVAKLSGSGTDEVELLAPELTVRESTGPAPR from the coding sequence ATGGTCACCCTTGCCGAGGTCGCACAGCACGCCGGAGTCTCCGCGAGCACGGTGAGCTACGTCCTCAGCGGGAAGCGGTCCATCTCGGTACCCACCCGGGAGCGGGTGGAAGAGAGCATCAAGCAGCTCGGCTACCACCCGAACGCGGGCGCGCGGGCGCTCGCCAGCAGCCGGTCGAACATCATCGCGCTCATGGTGCCCCTGCGCACCGACATGTATGTCCCCGTGATGATGGAGATCGCCATCGCGGTCGCCACCACGGCCCGCACCCACGGATACGACGTCCTGCTGCTGACCGGTGAGGAGGGCCCCGCCGCGGTGCGCCGGATCGCCGGCAGTTCGCTCGCCGACGCCATGATCCTGATGGACGTCGAACTGCACGACGAACGGCTGCCGCTGCTCCGTGAGACCGACCGCGCGGCCGTACTCATCGGACTGCCCGCCGCCACCGACGGACTCACCTGTGTGGACCTGGACTTCGAGGCGACCGGGGCGCTCTGTGTGGAACACCTCGCCGGCCTCGGGCACCGCGAGGTCGCGGTGATCGGCGAAGCGGCCGCGGTGTACGAGCGGCACACCGGATTCGCCGAGCGGACCGTCGACGGAGTGCGGGCCAAGGCGCGGGAGACCGGGGTGCGGGTCCTGCACCGGCCCTGTGAGGGCGGCTATCCGGCGATGGCCCAGACCCTGTCGCGGATATTCGACGAGCGCCCCGGCACCACCGGGTTCATCGTGCAGAACGAGTCGGCGGTGGAGCCGCTGCTCAATCTCCTGCGTCAGCAGGGCCGGGCCGTGCCCGAGGACGTGTCGGTGGTCGCGATCTGCCCCGAGCAGGTGGCCGCCCAGGCATCGGTGCGGCTGACCTCGGTGGCCATTCCCGCGCACGAGATGGGACGCCGCTCGGTCGAGCAGGTCGTCGCCAAGCTCTCCGGCAGCGGAACGGACGAAGTGGAACTGCTGGCGCCGGAGTTGACGGTACGGGAGAGCACCGGACCCGCCCCGAGGTGA
- a CDS encoding beta-galactosidase has product MPSLRDAARGRILFGGDYNPEQWPEEVWEDDARLMKEAGVNSVTLGVFSWAKIEPRPGAREFGWLDRLMDLMHANGIGVVLATPTASPPPWMGARHPETLPRTEDGSIVWYGSRQQFCASSPVYRRYAAALTEDLAARYANHPALTVWHINNEYCTHCWCDETAAHFRRWLRSRYGTADALNEAWGTAFWSQRYDSWTEILPPRKAQYMKNPAQVLDFKRFTSDALMECYVAERDIVARHTPHIPVTTNFMPLWSGQDAWAWSAQEDIVSVDIYPDPRDPRGGQYNAMLADMTRSQAAGPWMLMEQAAGPVNWRGVNHPKPDGLNRLWSLQAVARGADAVCYFQWRQSRQGSEKFHSGMLTHAGEQGRTFREIKRLGAELALIGPAVGGSDVPAEVAILHDWDSWWAGTQEGRPSSLLDYTEVVQSWHRALWENGVITEFARPDADLSRFKTVAVPHLYLLTDAAIDNLVAYVRGGGRLVCGFFSGVADVDDRIRPGGMDVRLRELFGIRTLHEWWPLDAGSAVQCDGFRGGLWSEELEVAAGTEVVAAYRDGELAGLPAVLRRGRAWYLSTLPEPEALRALLGGVVREAGVEPVLAGLPDGVEAVRRGELLFLLNHGRTAVTVAVPGDREDVLTGKPVQGPVELGRHGVAVLRSAAP; this is encoded by the coding sequence ATGCCGTCCCTGCGCGACGCGGCCCGTGGCCGCATCCTCTTCGGAGGCGACTACAACCCCGAGCAGTGGCCCGAGGAGGTGTGGGAGGACGACGCCCGGCTGATGAAGGAGGCCGGGGTCAACTCCGTCACCCTCGGCGTCTTCTCCTGGGCGAAAATCGAACCACGCCCTGGTGCACGGGAGTTCGGCTGGCTGGACCGGCTGATGGACCTGATGCACGCGAACGGCATCGGCGTCGTACTCGCCACCCCGACCGCCTCCCCGCCGCCCTGGATGGGGGCACGGCATCCCGAGACCCTGCCGCGTACGGAGGACGGTTCGATCGTCTGGTACGGGTCGCGCCAGCAGTTCTGCGCGAGCTCCCCGGTCTACCGGCGCTATGCCGCCGCCCTCACCGAGGACCTCGCGGCGCGGTACGCGAACCACCCGGCGCTCACCGTGTGGCACATCAACAACGAGTACTGCACCCACTGCTGGTGCGACGAGACTGCCGCCCACTTCCGCCGCTGGCTGCGCAGCCGGTACGGCACCGCGGACGCACTCAACGAAGCCTGGGGCACGGCGTTCTGGAGCCAGCGCTACGACTCCTGGACGGAGATCCTGCCGCCGCGCAAAGCGCAGTACATGAAGAACCCGGCGCAGGTGCTGGACTTCAAGCGGTTCACCTCCGACGCGTTGATGGAGTGCTACGTCGCCGAGCGCGACATCGTCGCCCGGCACACCCCGCACATCCCGGTGACGACCAACTTCATGCCCCTGTGGTCGGGGCAGGACGCCTGGGCGTGGTCGGCCCAGGAGGACATCGTCTCCGTCGACATCTATCCGGACCCCCGGGACCCGCGGGGCGGTCAGTACAACGCGATGCTCGCCGACATGACGCGTTCGCAGGCCGCCGGGCCGTGGATGCTGATGGAGCAGGCGGCGGGCCCGGTCAACTGGCGGGGCGTCAACCATCCCAAGCCCGATGGGCTGAACCGGCTCTGGTCGCTCCAGGCGGTCGCGCGGGGTGCGGACGCCGTCTGCTACTTCCAGTGGCGCCAGTCCCGGCAGGGCTCGGAGAAGTTCCACTCCGGGATGCTCACCCACGCCGGCGAACAGGGGCGCACCTTCCGCGAGATCAAGCGCCTCGGGGCGGAACTGGCGTTGATCGGCCCGGCCGTCGGCGGCAGCGACGTACCCGCCGAGGTGGCGATCCTGCACGACTGGGACTCCTGGTGGGCGGGCACGCAGGAGGGCAGGCCGTCCTCGCTGCTGGACTACACCGAGGTGGTGCAGAGCTGGCACCGGGCCCTGTGGGAGAACGGTGTCATCACGGAGTTCGCCCGGCCCGACGCCGATCTGAGCCGGTTCAAGACGGTGGCCGTACCGCACCTGTATCTGCTGACGGACGCCGCGATCGACAACCTCGTGGCGTATGTGCGCGGCGGCGGGAGGCTGGTCTGCGGCTTCTTCAGCGGGGTCGCGGACGTGGACGACCGGATCAGGCCGGGCGGCATGGACGTGCGGCTGCGTGAGCTGTTCGGCATCCGGACCCTGCACGAGTGGTGGCCGCTGGACGCGGGCTCGGCCGTGCAGTGCGACGGCTTCCGGGGCGGGCTCTGGTCCGAGGAACTGGAGGTGGCGGCGGGCACCGAGGTGGTGGCCGCCTATCGCGACGGCGAACTGGCCGGGCTGCCCGCGGTGCTGCGCAGGGGCCGGGCCTGGTACCTGTCGACGCTGCCCGAACCCGAGGCACTGCGCGCGCTGCTCGGCGGGGTGGTGCGGGAGGCCGGTGTGGAGCCGGTGCTGGCGGGGCTGCCCGACGGTGTGGAGGCGGTCCGCCGCGGCGAGCTGCTCTTCCTGCTCAACCACGGGCGGACCGCGGTCACCGTGGCCGTGCCCGGCGACCGGGAGGACGTGCTGACCGGGAAGCCGGTGCAGGGACCCGTGGAGCTGGGCCGCCACGGCGTGGCCGTACTGCGAAGCGCCGCGCCGTGA
- a CDS encoding cytochrome P450: protein MTRPPSAAPSPVPPPSPCPAHTGRAAVPLSGPSFQTEPQAVYRAMRRDHGPVVPVELLGGFPAWLVIGYRELHHVTSDGELFPRDVGLWNQWEHIPEDWPLLPMVGRPMPSIYFSAGAEHRRHVRMVGPALEGADPFQIRSHCEQLADRLIDAVCSRGTADLVADFCEPLPVLVLARLVGFPDDEGADIAQVLKDLADGGPGAQEAHLRFGEHMQRLVAAKRAEPGDDVTSRMLAFPEAFTDEEYVLDLMAVTAAGHLTTADWISNSLRLMLTESEFADSMAGGRRSVAEAMNEVLWEDAPTQILAGRWASRDTQLGGQRIKAGDMLLLGLGAANTDPLIRQNLSGGSASAQGGNGAHLAFSHGEYRCPFPAQEIAEIIARTGIEVLLDRLPDLELGVAVEDLVRRPSAFLRGSTSLPVRFTPVRTTGDPS from the coding sequence ATGACGCGCCCACCCTCCGCAGCGCCCTCACCCGTCCCGCCCCCTTCGCCGTGCCCCGCGCACACGGGGCGGGCGGCGGTGCCGCTCAGCGGGCCCTCGTTCCAGACCGAACCGCAGGCCGTCTATCGCGCCATGCGACGTGATCACGGGCCGGTCGTCCCCGTGGAGCTGCTGGGAGGGTTCCCCGCCTGGCTGGTCATCGGGTACCGCGAACTGCATCACGTCACCAGTGACGGCGAGTTGTTCCCGCGTGATGTCGGCCTGTGGAACCAGTGGGAGCACATCCCCGAGGACTGGCCGCTGCTGCCCATGGTCGGGCGGCCCATGCCGTCCATCTACTTCAGCGCGGGGGCCGAGCACCGGCGGCACGTCCGGATGGTCGGACCCGCACTCGAAGGGGCAGACCCGTTCCAGATCCGCAGCCACTGCGAGCAGTTGGCCGACCGGTTGATCGACGCCGTGTGCAGCCGGGGCACCGCCGATCTCGTCGCCGACTTCTGCGAGCCTCTTCCCGTACTCGTCCTCGCGCGGCTGGTCGGATTCCCCGATGACGAAGGCGCCGACATCGCCCAGGTACTGAAGGACCTGGCCGACGGCGGTCCGGGGGCGCAGGAGGCCCACCTGCGCTTCGGGGAGCACATGCAGCGGCTGGTCGCCGCCAAGCGTGCCGAGCCCGGGGACGACGTCACCTCCCGGATGCTCGCGTTCCCCGAGGCCTTCACCGACGAGGAGTACGTGCTCGACCTCATGGCCGTCACGGCCGCCGGGCACCTCACCACCGCCGACTGGATCAGCAACTCGCTGCGACTGATGCTCACCGAGTCCGAGTTCGCCGATTCCATGGCGGGCGGCCGGCGCAGCGTGGCCGAGGCCATGAACGAGGTGCTCTGGGAGGACGCGCCGACGCAGATCCTCGCCGGACGCTGGGCCTCCCGGGACACCCAGCTCGGCGGACAGCGGATCAAGGCCGGGGACATGCTGCTGCTCGGCCTCGGCGCCGCCAACACCGATCCGCTGATCCGGCAGAACCTGTCCGGCGGCAGCGCCTCCGCCCAGGGAGGCAACGGTGCGCATCTCGCCTTCAGCCATGGCGAGTACCGGTGCCCGTTCCCCGCTCAGGAGATCGCCGAGATCATCGCCCGTACCGGTATCGAGGTGCTGCTCGACCGGTTGCCCGACCTCGAGCTCGGTGTCGCCGTCGAGGACCTCGTACGACGGCCCTCCGCGTTTCTGCGCGGGAGCACCTCGCTCCCCGTCCGGTTCACCCCCGTTCGCACGACAGGAGACCCCTCGTGA
- a CDS encoding glycosyl hydrolase family 95 catalytic domain-containing protein, whose protein sequence is MTGRARIDGTWEPRPAARWEDAFLGGNGRHGAMVYGDPVDDRVIVNHHTLVRPNGSEHTRPPELADRLDRLRDSLLAGDTTAAERFGAGRPLAWVQPFHPAFQTRIRPTPASVPAPGSGSPLSGYRRSVDFATGEIRAVSEGRRSKVFVSRADDVIVQSVTGPGLAVDLTLDHALPGAPPRLAIGRSTVLTPGGGRLALRVGYPDSELAYTGVTVVRADGGRVSVSGEGIRVEGARSLLLLTRVRRHAGDLDLAAECAALPCDDYPALLARHLARHRSAFERASLTLDADPAERALPGSELLRLTGSPALLERLFAAGRYHLLSSSGVLPPRLTGLWTGDWDTAWSGAFTTNANLNLQIASAAAAALPEVSLAHAALVYGQLGDWRDNARAIFGARGIVAPSHTDGESGHTRHFQRAYPLHLWTAGADWLLEPLLEHAETSGVTDPRLIGALHEAALFYEDFLTRTAADGTVAVVPSYSPENRPANASWGTVNATMDLAAARHALTASADLSPTDPASARRRALAGRLTDFFVNGDGALAEWAWPGLEESYDHRHLSHLYPVWPLDAINPYDTPELSAAAHRALELRGSENDSAHGHLHHALIAARLRDGGRASAALGSVLAGDFFHDSLMSAHYPSRNVYNADAAHALPAAVIESLVQSTPHRLVLLPAALSGCPSGELRGIRTRFGAGLDLRWFADGTATAVLHPTRDARVDVRTGEGSALTDSSAGSIAAPLELTAGVDRVLDLRRR, encoded by the coding sequence GTGACGGGCCGCGCGCGGATCGACGGCACCTGGGAGCCGCGCCCCGCCGCCCGCTGGGAGGACGCCTTCCTCGGCGGCAACGGCCGGCACGGCGCCATGGTGTACGGGGATCCGGTCGACGACCGGGTCATCGTCAACCACCACACCCTGGTCCGGCCCAACGGCAGCGAGCACACCCGTCCGCCCGAGCTCGCGGACCGGCTGGACCGGCTGCGGGACTCCCTGCTGGCCGGGGACACCACGGCCGCCGAACGGTTCGGGGCGGGGCGGCCGTTGGCCTGGGTGCAGCCCTTCCATCCGGCGTTCCAGACCCGGATCCGCCCCACCCCCGCCTCGGTACCCGCCCCCGGCTCCGGCTCGCCCCTCTCCGGCTACCGGCGTTCGGTCGACTTCGCCACGGGTGAGATCCGGGCCGTCAGCGAGGGCCGGCGCAGCAAGGTGTTCGTCTCCCGCGCGGACGACGTGATCGTCCAGTCCGTGACCGGACCCGGGCTCGCGGTGGACCTGACCCTGGACCACGCCCTGCCCGGAGCGCCACCGCGGCTGGCCATCGGGCGCAGCACCGTGCTGACCCCGGGCGGCGGCCGGCTGGCGCTGCGGGTGGGCTACCCGGACAGTGAACTCGCTTACACCGGGGTGACCGTCGTCCGGGCGGACGGCGGCAGGGTGTCGGTGTCCGGTGAGGGCATCCGGGTCGAGGGGGCCCGGAGTCTGCTGCTGCTCACCCGGGTGCGGCGCCATGCGGGCGACCTCGACCTCGCGGCGGAGTGCGCCGCGCTGCCGTGCGACGACTACCCGGCGCTGCTCGCCCGGCACCTTGCGCGGCACCGGTCGGCCTTCGAGCGGGCCTCCCTGACGCTGGATGCCGATCCGGCCGAACGCGCGCTTCCAGGCAGCGAGTTGCTCAGGCTCACCGGCAGTCCCGCGCTGCTGGAGCGGCTGTTCGCGGCCGGGCGGTACCACCTGCTCTCGTCGTCCGGTGTGCTGCCGCCCCGGCTGACGGGGCTGTGGACGGGCGACTGGGACACCGCCTGGTCGGGGGCGTTCACCACCAACGCCAATCTCAACCTCCAGATCGCCTCGGCGGCGGCCGCTGCGCTGCCGGAGGTGTCCCTGGCCCATGCCGCCCTGGTGTACGGCCAGCTCGGCGACTGGCGGGACAACGCGCGGGCGATCTTCGGGGCGCGGGGGATCGTCGCCCCGTCCCACACCGACGGCGAGTCCGGCCACACCCGTCACTTCCAGCGCGCGTATCCGCTGCATCTGTGGACGGCCGGTGCGGACTGGCTCCTGGAGCCGCTGCTCGAACACGCCGAGACCAGCGGGGTGACGGACCCGCGGCTGATCGGCGCGCTGCATGAGGCCGCCCTGTTCTACGAGGACTTCCTGACCCGGACCGCGGCGGACGGAACGGTCGCCGTCGTGCCCTCGTACTCGCCGGAGAACCGGCCCGCCAACGCGAGCTGGGGCACGGTCAACGCGACGATGGACCTCGCGGCGGCCCGTCACGCGCTGACCGCGTCGGCCGACCTCTCCCCCACCGACCCGGCTTCCGCCCGCCGGCGCGCACTGGCGGGCCGGCTCACGGACTTCTTCGTCAACGGGGACGGCGCGCTCGCCGAATGGGCGTGGCCGGGCCTGGAGGAGAGCTACGACCACCGCCATCTCAGCCATCTCTACCCGGTGTGGCCGCTGGACGCGATCAACCCGTACGACACCCCGGAACTGTCGGCCGCCGCGCATCGCGCGCTGGAGCTGCGTGGTTCGGAGAACGACTCCGCCCATGGCCATCTGCACCACGCGCTGATCGCCGCACGGCTGCGGGACGGTGGGCGGGCCTCCGCGGCGCTGGGTTCCGTGCTGGCGGGCGACTTCTTCCACGACTCCCTGATGAGCGCGCACTATCCGTCCCGCAACGTCTACAACGCGGACGCCGCCCATGCGCTGCCCGCGGCGGTGATCGAGTCGCTCGTCCAGTCGACTCCGCACCGGCTGGTCCTGCTGCCCGCAGCGCTCTCCGGCTGTCCGAGCGGTGAACTGCGCGGCATACGGACCAGGTTCGGCGCGGGTCTGGATCTGCGCTGGTTCGCCGACGGCACCGCGACCGCGGTCCTGCACCCCACCCGTGACGCCCGTGTCGATGTCCGCACGGGAGAGGGCAGCGCCCTCACCGATTCCTCCGCCGGAAGCATCGCGGCTCCGCTGGAGCTGACGGCCGGCGTGGACCGCGTCCTCGACCTGAGGCGGCGGTAG